From the Thermococcus guaymasensis DSM 11113 genome, one window contains:
- a CDS encoding ATP-binding protein: protein MKVLVSGKGGCGKSTISAMLGKYLAGKGYRVLIIDADESNPGLYRMLGLPKVKTLAEHLGGKKRAKILMAAEGKGELDEELFNWTLDDIPGEILAKKGNLAVLTIGKIEEAEEGCACPYGFLARKLLEGITLKDGEIIIVDTEAGIEHFGRGIDKYVDVVIDVAEPSAESIELSKKIAALSESLRLKHILVLNKALPGVEEELPVKPDVVIPFDQNFILGSLKGREVEPIPQIEELWKKVESSP, encoded by the coding sequence ATGAAGGTTCTCGTAAGCGGTAAGGGAGGTTGTGGGAAGAGCACAATAAGCGCGATGCTCGGCAAGTACCTCGCAGGTAAGGGCTACCGCGTTCTCATCATAGACGCCGACGAGTCGAATCCTGGCCTCTACAGGATGCTTGGGCTCCCGAAAGTGAAAACCCTCGCCGAGCACCTCGGCGGGAAGAAGAGGGCCAAAATCCTCATGGCGGCGGAAGGAAAAGGTGAGCTCGATGAAGAGCTCTTCAACTGGACGCTTGACGATATCCCCGGGGAGATTCTGGCCAAAAAAGGAAACCTCGCCGTCCTGACCATCGGGAAGATTGAAGAGGCCGAGGAAGGCTGTGCCTGCCCCTACGGATTCCTGGCGAGAAAGCTCCTCGAAGGCATAACGCTGAAAGATGGCGAAATCATTATAGTTGACACCGAGGCGGGCATAGAGCACTTCGGCAGGGGTATTGATAAGTACGTTGATGTTGTCATCGATGTTGCGGAACCCTCCGCTGAGTCCATAGAGCTCTCAAAGAAGATAGCCGCCCTGAGCGAGAGCCTTAGATTGAAGCACATTTTGGTTCTCAACAAAGCCCTGCCTGGCGTCGAGGAAGAGCTCCCGGTTAAACCCGACGTTGTCATACCCTTCGACCAGAACTTCATACTCGGGAGCCTGAAGGGCAGGGAGGTTGAGCC